The proteins below are encoded in one region of Limnochorda pilosa:
- a CDS encoding PQQ-dependent sugar dehydrogenase: protein MTRTLLVLFLTLLALLGALLLRTFPPPWPWPWLGVAGAGLAALGLSLVPLESRRWLRLGAGVAGLAVAGLALGTFGGVWMLEVALPGEGSAVALPRGASGYMQGEAEVAVGVEVPPNMEDLFPRGRTLLAPRGTRVNLYAAGLSGTRMMAWDRDGALFVSSPSTGWVLRVRDRDGDGAADEVLTFADGLNRPHGLAVHRGTLLVAETGRIVRLADPDGDGRAERVETVSDDLPAGGMHWTRTLGVGPDGALYASAGSSCNACQEEDPRRAAILRFAPQGEAFSPTAERYAWGLRNAVGFTWHPASGDLWATENGRDLLGDDLPPDELNRIVKGADYGWPYCFGDRQPDPSLGDAARCEATEPAAMPFQAHSAPLGLAFGAGLRAEERFTTSLFVAFHGSWNRTTPTGYKVVRVPFDGPRPRGGYEDLLAGWLQSSQAWGRPVGVSVGPDGALYVSDDRAGVIYRVRLPGWSPPEAPTSSGTEPSEAQ, encoded by the coding sequence GTGACCCGCACGCTCCTGGTCCTCTTCCTGACCCTGCTGGCCCTGCTCGGGGCCTTGCTCCTGCGCACCTTTCCGCCGCCTTGGCCGTGGCCCTGGCTCGGCGTGGCGGGGGCGGGTCTTGCCGCCCTGGGGCTCAGCCTGGTTCCCCTCGAGTCCAGGCGGTGGCTGCGGCTGGGAGCGGGGGTGGCGGGTCTGGCCGTGGCGGGGCTCGCCCTGGGCACCTTCGGCGGGGTGTGGATGCTGGAGGTTGCCCTGCCGGGGGAGGGGAGCGCGGTGGCGCTGCCTCGTGGGGCCAGCGGGTACATGCAGGGAGAGGCCGAAGTCGCCGTGGGGGTGGAGGTGCCTCCCAACATGGAGGATCTCTTCCCCCGCGGCCGCACCCTGCTGGCGCCCCGTGGTACGAGGGTGAACCTCTATGCCGCCGGCCTCTCGGGCACCAGGATGATGGCCTGGGACCGCGACGGCGCCCTCTTCGTCAGCAGCCCATCGACGGGCTGGGTGCTGCGCGTTCGGGACCGCGACGGCGACGGCGCCGCCGACGAGGTTCTCACCTTCGCCGACGGGCTGAACCGCCCCCACGGCCTGGCCGTGCACCGGGGCACGCTCCTGGTCGCCGAGACGGGCCGGATCGTGCGGCTGGCGGATCCGGACGGAGACGGCCGGGCCGAACGCGTTGAGACCGTCTCCGACGATCTGCCCGCCGGAGGGATGCACTGGACCCGAACCCTCGGCGTCGGCCCCGACGGCGCCCTGTACGCCAGCGCCGGATCCTCGTGCAACGCCTGCCAGGAGGAGGATCCGAGGCGGGCCGCCATCCTCCGGTTCGCGCCTCAAGGGGAGGCCTTCTCGCCCACGGCCGAGCGGTATGCCTGGGGGCTTCGCAATGCGGTGGGCTTCACCTGGCACCCGGCCAGTGGCGACCTGTGGGCCACCGAGAATGGCCGCGACCTGCTGGGCGACGACCTGCCGCCCGACGAGCTCAACCGGATCGTGAAGGGAGCCGATTACGGCTGGCCCTACTGCTTCGGCGACCGGCAACCGGACCCGTCCCTGGGCGACGCCGCCCGGTGTGAGGCGACGGAACCGGCGGCCATGCCCTTCCAGGCCCACTCGGCGCCCTTGGGGCTCGCCTTCGGGGCGGGTCTGCGGGCCGAGGAGCGGTTCACGACGTCGCTTTTCGTAGCGTTCCACGGGTCGTGGAACCGGACGACCCCCACGGGCTACAAGGTGGTTCGGGTTCCCTTCGACGGACCGCGGCCGCGGGGAGGCTACGAGGACCTGCTTGCGGGATGGCTGCAGTCCAGCCAGGCGTGGGGGCGCCCCGTGGGGGTGAGCGTGGGCCCCGACGGAGCGCTCTACGTCTCGGACGACCGGGCTGGCGTCATCTACCGGGTGCGGCTGCCCGGCTGGTCGCCACCTGAGGCGCCCACCTCTTCGGGCACCGAACCGTCCGAGGCCCAGTAG
- a CDS encoding MTH1187 family thiamine-binding protein — protein MAIAAVSITPIGTGETGVAPYVAAAERVLRSEPGLRVELNAMFTLLEGDLDAIFRAIRKAEEAVVEAGAQRVSTVIKIDDRRDRPTTLDGKVTRVEELLREG, from the coding sequence ATGGCCATTGCAGCGGTAAGCATCACGCCCATCGGAACGGGAGAGACGGGGGTGGCGCCCTACGTGGCCGCCGCCGAGCGAGTGCTCAGGAGCGAGCCGGGCCTGCGGGTGGAGCTGAACGCCATGTTCACCCTGCTGGAGGGCGACCTGGACGCCATCTTCCGAGCCATCCGCAAGGCTGAGGAGGCGGTGGTGGAAGCAGGCGCCCAGCGCGTCTCCACGGTGATCAAGATCGACGACCGCCGCGACCGGCCCACCACGCTGGATGGTAAGGTCACCCGGGTGGAAGAGCTCCTACGGGAAGGGTGA
- a CDS encoding DMT family transporter: protein MSVLSRALPFLALAGAALLWAGNYTVSRALVTNISPLVLGLARWALGFPVLLALSLRTFDAPSTGAALRQFGVEFRDGWRRWFWIGLTGMAVYSTLIYEALQYTGAVTGSLFNSLTPAVISVMAFVWLGERLSRAQWGGFWISLAGVLVILSRGRWDRLAALQFNAGDLIMTVNVFFWAAYSILVRQVGLSVPALRVAAHGSLMACLLLAPLLLVERIGWGHEMEWTSWQVAGLLFLGLGPAASATTLWNYGLVQVGASRASVFLHAIPLFTAVLTVAGLGEPLAWFQMTGGLLVVAGVLLTSLLRSPASVPTRDPVSDPTAEPRRG, encoded by the coding sequence GTGAGCGTCCTGTCTCGCGCCCTGCCCTTTCTCGCCCTAGCGGGTGCAGCACTGCTGTGGGCCGGTAACTACACGGTCTCTCGGGCGCTGGTGACGAACATCTCCCCGCTCGTGCTCGGGCTCGCCCGGTGGGCCCTGGGATTCCCTGTCCTCCTCGCCCTGAGCCTGCGCACCTTCGACGCCCCTTCCACCGGCGCGGCTCTGCGCCAGTTCGGGGTCGAGTTCCGCGACGGGTGGCGCCGTTGGTTCTGGATCGGGCTGACAGGCATGGCCGTCTACAGCACGTTGATCTACGAGGCGCTCCAGTACACGGGGGCTGTCACCGGGTCGCTCTTCAACTCCCTTACCCCGGCCGTGATCAGCGTGATGGCCTTCGTCTGGCTGGGTGAGCGGCTGAGCAGGGCCCAGTGGGGCGGCTTCTGGATCTCGCTCGCGGGCGTACTGGTCATCCTCAGCCGGGGACGGTGGGATCGCCTGGCGGCCTTGCAGTTCAACGCCGGGGACCTGATCATGACGGTGAACGTTTTCTTCTGGGCCGCCTACTCGATCCTGGTGCGGCAGGTGGGTCTCTCGGTGCCGGCCCTTCGGGTCGCCGCCCACGGGAGCCTGATGGCGTGCCTGCTCCTGGCCCCCCTCCTCCTGGTGGAGCGGATCGGCTGGGGACATGAGATGGAATGGACCTCGTGGCAGGTAGCTGGGCTCCTCTTCCTGGGGCTCGGTCCGGCGGCATCGGCCACGACCCTGTGGAACTATGGGCTGGTGCAGGTCGGGGCGAGCCGGGCATCCGTCTTCCTCCACGCCATCCCACTCTTCACCGCCGTCCTGACGGTGGCCGGCCTGGGCGAGCCGCTGGCCTGGTTCCAGATGACCGGCGGCCTCCTTGTGGTCGCGGGCGTCCTGCTCACGAGCCTCCTGCGGTCCCCGGCGTCCGTGCCGACCCGGGACCCGGTTTCCGATCCCACCGCCGAACCTCGTCGGGGCTGA
- a CDS encoding carboxymuconolactone decarboxylase family protein: MGLEDSGRTKESPQRAELMSLAIAIVVHCEGCIACHVHDALDHGASREEVAETVGVAVMMGGGPSVVYGSLALEALEQFLAQDGPKP; the protein is encoded by the coding sequence GTGGGGCTGGAAGACTCCGGCAGAACAAAGGAAAGCCCTCAACGCGCAGAGCTCATGTCCCTCGCCATCGCCATCGTGGTCCATTGCGAGGGGTGCATCGCCTGTCACGTGCATGACGCTCTGGACCACGGCGCCTCGCGTGAAGAGGTCGCCGAGACCGTAGGCGTGGCAGTGATGATGGGCGGCGGGCCTTCTGTGGTCTACGGGTCTCTCGCGCTGGAGGCGCTGGAGCAGTTCCTCGCTCAAGATGGACCTAAACCATAG
- a CDS encoding DUF2267 domain-containing protein, translated as MRHDESIGHVQDRAGLSSRGEAERATQATLQTLAERLAGGAAENLASQLPPQIHSYTLGRTAGPLSSIRAARATRTWSGLTDQRPVPPAGRGRTPAGGGAPPCSPRAT; from the coding sequence ATGCGTCACGACGAGTCCATCGGGCACGTGCAAGATCGGGCAGGCCTTTCCTCCCGGGGCGAGGCGGAGCGGGCCACCCAGGCGACCCTTCAGACCCTGGCCGAACGCCTGGCTGGCGGGGCGGCCGAGAACCTGGCCTCCCAGCTTCCGCCCCAGATCCACTCGTACACGCTGGGCCGGACCGCTGGGCCTCTCTCTTCGATTCGGGCAGCGAGGGCGACACGGACGTGGAGTGGCCTCACGGATCAAAGGCCAGTGCCTCCGGCCGGGCGAGGTCGGACGCCCGCGGGAGGAGGAGCACCTCCGTGCTCCCCGCGCGCCACGTGA
- a CDS encoding FG-GAP repeat domain-containing protein — protein sequence MTTRAGRAILLLGVLVFLGWAVLGAGQPARAGSYSFRWAPGLAGYGGYLAEAADLDGDGHAELVVQAVAGEAEGQEPPPPRITAVYACAAPAEACRELGRSRNVGPLAAVADLDGDGRTELVARDESGQGLTAWRWAVERGELVPEPADVLDAYRQRGGLLPGDLPGEVEGWPRDLDGDGLLDGIALVEGETGAELVLRTATAERRLPLAGHPEEAGVPRGHEPAASRPGSADAETSGPPDLGDVQVEAWLPASTPGWPVVVVGWQRAGSRTVELSASRPDGDRYQPVWQDAVAGGAGPYALSPAWALLDLTGDGTPELVRGRGGVVEVLAWDGRGFQVVARTPENGGLGWAGFHAADLNGNGVPELVARHVSPNLYTHHLKVYELRGGRLVGLADLRDIGWWAAPRALTWRAGSTEVLLLPRASDLARPEALAFDP from the coding sequence GTGACCACACGTGCCGGACGGGCCATCCTGCTGCTGGGGGTTCTCGTCTTCCTGGGGTGGGCCGTGCTCGGGGCGGGGCAGCCCGCGCGGGCCGGATCCTACAGCTTTCGGTGGGCGCCGGGGCTCGCGGGCTACGGGGGCTACCTCGCGGAGGCCGCAGACCTGGACGGCGACGGCCACGCGGAACTGGTGGTGCAGGCGGTGGCCGGCGAGGCCGAGGGGCAGGAGCCACCACCACCCCGGATCACGGCCGTGTACGCCTGTGCAGCGCCGGCCGAGGCGTGCCGGGAGCTTGGCCGTAGCAGGAACGTCGGGCCACTGGCCGCCGTGGCGGACCTGGACGGCGACGGGCGGACGGAACTGGTTGCGAGGGACGAGAGCGGCCAAGGGCTGACCGCCTGGCGATGGGCGGTGGAGCGGGGGGAGCTCGTCCCCGAACCGGCAGACGTCCTCGACGCCTACCGGCAGCGGGGTGGCCTCCTGCCCGGGGACCTACCGGGCGAGGTGGAGGGATGGCCGCGAGATCTGGACGGCGACGGCCTTCTGGACGGGATCGCCCTTGTCGAGGGTGAAACAGGGGCCGAGCTGGTCCTGCGGACGGCCACGGCCGAGCGGCGTTTGCCGCTAGCGGGGCACCCCGAGGAGGCCGGCGTCCCGCGGGGGCATGAACCCGCTGCAAGCCGGCCTGGCTCCGCGGACGCCGAGACCTCCGGCCCGCCGGATCTGGGTGACGTGCAGGTCGAGGCCTGGCTGCCGGCGAGTACGCCGGGCTGGCCGGTGGTGGTGGTTGGGTGGCAGCGGGCGGGTAGCCGCACCGTGGAGCTCAGCGCCTCGCGACCCGACGGAGACAGGTACCAGCCGGTCTGGCAGGACGCGGTGGCCGGAGGTGCCGGGCCCTACGCCCTGTCGCCTGCGTGGGCGCTCCTGGACCTGACGGGGGACGGGACCCCGGAGCTGGTGCGGGGCAGGGGAGGGGTGGTGGAGGTCCTGGCGTGGGACGGCCGGGGATTCCAGGTCGTGGCCCGCACCCCGGAGAACGGCGGGCTGGGGTGGGCGGGCTTCCACGCGGCGGACCTGAACGGGAACGGTGTGCCCGAGCTGGTGGCCCGGCACGTGAGCCCCAACCTCTACACCCACCACCTGAAGGTGTACGAGCTGCGCGGCGGCCGGCTGGTGGGGCTCGCGGACCTGAGAGACATCGGATGGTGGGCGGCTCCCCGGGCCCTCACGTGGCGCGCGGGGAGCACGGAGGTGCTCCTCCTCCCGCGGGCGTCCGACCTCGCCCGGCCGGAGGCACTGGCCTTTGATCCGTGA